The sequence TTGTCTGACTGGTCATCAGTTCTCCCTTCGCCCGTTGGCGCATCCGAAATTATTAGAACGATTATTCTTATAACCGTATCCGGATTCGCAAGCGCGCTGTCAAGGGAAACAGATGACACGATCGTCTGGTTCTAGAACACCGATCTATCCATTCTGTGAATGCACTGGCATAGAAACTGTTTGCTTTATTGATTGGCGCAGCGTCCCTAATCACCGGACTGATCGAAAATCATACCCAAGGGAGAAGCCTGATCGCCGCTTCGGCGGGTTCCGGCACAGTGACATGCAAAACCTCGACATTCTCGTCATCGGTGCCGGTATCGGCGGGCTTTCTGCAGCGATTGCGCTGGGGCGCAAGGGCCATCGCGTCACCGTCATCGAACGCGATCCTTCGTGGTCGGTCTATGGCGTGGGCATCATCCAGCAGTCGAACGTCGTGCGCGCGATGGACCAGCTTGGCGTGCTCGACAGCTTTCTGGATGCCGCCTGCGGATTCGATGCGGTCGAGATCTTCGCGCCCGATGGTACCAAGGTGGCGCGTGTGCCGACGCCGCGACTGGTCGAGGGCAAGCCGGCCAATGTCGGTATCGGCCGCCGCGCCTTGCAAAAGGTGCTGGGCGACAATGCCCGAGCGGCGGGCGCTGAAATCTGCTTGGGCGTGACCGCCGAAGTCATGCAGGACGACGGCGCAAAGGTGGGCGTCACATTCTCCAATGGCCAAGCTGCCAGCTTTGATGCGGTGATCGGTGCCGACGGCGTCTATTCGCAGACCCGCAAGATAGTCCTGCCCGATGCCGAAACGCCCCAGTTCACCGGGCAGGCCGTGTGGCGATACAACTTCCCGCGCGCAGAAGGCCTCGACGCCTTGCAGGTCTACAACGGCCCGACCGGCGTAGGGTTGGTGCCGATGAGCGCCGAGGTGATGTACATGTACGTGACCACGCCTGAGCCAGATAATCCGCGCTATCCCACGCAAGGCATCGCTGCTGCCATGCGTGCCAAGCTGGCGAATTGTTCGCCGGCCATCCGCGCGCTGGGCGAACAGATCACCGACGATGGGGGTGTGGTCTATCGCCCGCTCGAAGGCATGATGGTGCACGGCGACTGGAGCCGGGGTCGCATCGGCCTGCTCGGTGATGCCGTCCACGCGACCACGCCGCATCTGGGGCAAGGCGCGGGCATGGCGATCGAGGATGCCATCGTGCTGGCCGAGGAACTGGACCGCGCGAGCGACGTCGAGACTGCGCTCAAGTCCTATCGTGACCGGCGCTATGAACGCTGCCGCTACATCGTCGAAAGCAGCCTCGCCATCTGCCACGGCCAGTTGGGCAAGGGCCCGCCGGTGGATAATCACAAGGCGACCGGCGAAATGTTCGCTGTCGTCGCGCAACCCATCTGATCAGACTTTCAAGGATAGTCCCATGAGCCGCGTCACCGAAATCCGTTATGTCGGATATGGCGTCGAAGACTTCGACGCTGAAAAGACATTCTATGCCGATGTCTGGGGCCTTGAGCCCGTGGGCGAGGACGAGACCCAAGCCTGGTTCAAGGCGCAAGGCGCGGACGAGCACCATGTCGTGCAATTGCGCAAGGCAGACGAGAACCGCATCGACGTTATCGCGCTGGCTGCAGACAGCCGCGCCGATGTGGATGCGCTACGCGCCAAGGTGGAAGCCGCTGGCTGCCGCATCGCCAGCGAACCTGCAGACCTGACGTCGCCCGGCGGTGGCTACGGTTTCCGCTTTTTCTCGCCCGATGGCCTCTTGCTAGAAATTTCGAGCGACGTCGCCAAGGGCACCAAGCGCGATCTGGCGCGCTGGGAAGGTGTCCCGGTCAAGATCAGCCACATCGTGCTGCACAGCCCCAACCATCAGGCGCTGGTCGCATTCTTCACCGATGTGCTGGGCATGAAAGTGTCCGACTGGCTCGGTGATTTCATGTGCTTCCTGCGCTGCAATTCGGCGCACCACCGCATTGCGATCCTGCCGGGGCCGCCGTGCCTCAACCATGTGGCTTATGACATGCTGAGCGTAGACGACATGATGCGCGGTATGCACAGGTTGAAGCTGAAAGGTGTCGATATCGGCTGGGGGCCGGGACGGCACAC is a genomic window of Novosphingobium sp. MMS21-SN21R containing:
- a CDS encoding FAD-dependent oxidoreductase, yielding MQNLDILVIGAGIGGLSAAIALGRKGHRVTVIERDPSWSVYGVGIIQQSNVVRAMDQLGVLDSFLDAACGFDAVEIFAPDGTKVARVPTPRLVEGKPANVGIGRRALQKVLGDNARAAGAEICLGVTAEVMQDDGAKVGVTFSNGQAASFDAVIGADGVYSQTRKIVLPDAETPQFTGQAVWRYNFPRAEGLDALQVYNGPTGVGLVPMSAEVMYMYVTTPEPDNPRYPTQGIAAAMRAKLANCSPAIRALGEQITDDGGVVYRPLEGMMVHGDWSRGRIGLLGDAVHATTPHLGQGAGMAIEDAIVLAEELDRASDVETALKSYRDRRYERCRYIVESSLAICHGQLGKGPPVDNHKATGEMFAVVAQPI
- a CDS encoding VOC family protein; amino-acid sequence: MSRVTEIRYVGYGVEDFDAEKTFYADVWGLEPVGEDETQAWFKAQGADEHHVVQLRKADENRIDVIALAADSRADVDALRAKVEAAGCRIASEPADLTSPGGGYGFRFFSPDGLLLEISSDVAKGTKRDLARWEGVPVKISHIVLHSPNHQALVAFFTDVLGMKVSDWLGDFMCFLRCNSAHHRIAILPGPPCLNHVAYDMLSVDDMMRGMHRLKLKGVDIGWGPGRHTAGNNTFSYFVTPGGFVTEYTSELEEVDFDTHQYKVHVPAPMVMDQWGIGTGGPQTLPHPHANPGLFQTVEA